The Raphanus sativus cultivar WK10039 chromosome 2, ASM80110v3, whole genome shotgun sequence genome includes a region encoding these proteins:
- the LOC108843596 gene encoding uncharacterized protein LOC108843596, whose amino-acid sequence MLKQKRPRIFWTGCAAHTVDLMLEGISKLAGFARIIDQAKAVTIFIYAHHKTLSMMRAYAKRDIVRPGATRFATCFLTLHSLYEKKAQLKSMFGSDEWHDCKHSKCVKGKNASDIVMTYSFWNSVLVILKVFSPLVKVLRLADGEKVPSLGFIFGEILEAKKSIKEASDHLEKNYLPVFRIIDEKMKGRLDTPLHMAAYFLNPFYFYKEPNIQLDMEVMDGFIVCVETFYHGDFEKQDLVVNHEVSLYKNKSGSFGRALALKGCETKDDKFDPGNWWATYGCGAPTLQRLATRILALTSSSSGCERNWSSFEGIHTKRRNRLGVNHLNSLVYVHFNARLLNMQKKSERKTRM is encoded by the exons CAGTTGACTTGATGCTTGAAGGGATTTCGAAGTTGGCTGGTTTTGCTAGAATAATAGATCAAGCAAAGGCAGTGACCATCTTTATATATGCGCATCATAAGACCTTATCTATGATGAGAGCATATGCAAAGAGAGACATAGTGCGGCCAGGTGCAACAAGGTTTGCAACTTGCTTCTTAACACTGCATAGTTTGTACGAGAAGAAGGCACAATTAAAGAGTATGTTTGGAAGTGATGAGTGGCATGATTGCAAGCATTCAAAGTGCGTGAAAGGTAAAAATGCGAGTGATATTGTGATGACTTATTCATTCTGGAATAGTGTGCTGGTTATTCTGAAGGTCTTCAGCCCTCTTGTGAAAGTTCTAAGGTTGGCGGATGGGGAAAAGGTTCCATCTCTTGGGTTTATTTTTGGTGAGATCTTAGAAGCTAAGAAATCTATCAAGGAAGCTTCTGATCACTTGGAGAAGAATTACCTCCCTGTTTTTCGAATCATTGATGAGAAAATGAAAGGTAGATTGGATACTCCATTGCATATGGCTGCCTATTTCCTCAATCCTTTTTATTTCTACAAAGAACCCAATATCCAACTTGACATGGAGGTCATGGACGGGTTCATTGTTTGTGTTGAGACTTTCTATCATGGAGACTTTGAAAAGCAAGATTTAGTTGTGAATCATGAAGTTAGTCTATACAAGAACAAAAGTGGTTCTTTTGGTAGAGCCTTGGCATTAAAGGGATGTGAAACAAAAGATGACAAGTTTGATCCAG GGAATTGGTGGGCAACGTATGGATGTGGTGCACCTACTCTACAAAGGTTGGCAACAAGAATACTTGCGCTGACATCCAGTTCTTCGGGATGTGAAAGGAATTGGAGTAGCTTTGAAGGG ATCCatacaaagagaagaaataGACTAGGTGTCAATCACTTGAACAGTCTAGTGTATGTTCATTTCAACGCAAGGCTACTTAACATGCAGAaaaaatcagagagaaaaacGCGGATGTGA